In Gossypium arboreum isolate Shixiya-1 chromosome 5, ASM2569848v2, whole genome shotgun sequence, a single genomic region encodes these proteins:
- the LOC128292709 gene encoding uncharacterized protein LOC128292709, with the protein MPNLDTSEMLVSPATETGSQSHSAGDNKLKGAVFLLREVAYQWWLTAKEGTQPDRLTWELFKTTFQNKYVGASYVDACKREFLNLTQGDQSVAEYEAKFFRFSYYARGMVASEYERCKEREFTVLVEKAKIVEDVKYAERQNRGRERDKNKRDSEPLCSVKRPKKKASSNGPVRVRAPISSIASIGLQPCSDCGRHHPGSIHSYIASNVFETLGISVESTTSEVTVLSLLGLSVRVSKIYRNVPLVVQGTIFLMDLMDLLFGEFDIILGMDWLVKHQVSLNCATKKVVLRTGVGNEVVVIGERRDYFSNVISALMAEKLV; encoded by the exons ATGCCAAATCTGGACACTAGTGAGATGCTAGTATCACCTGccactgagactgggtctcagagCCACTCGGCTGGGGATAAC AAATTAAAGGGTGCAGTCTTCTTGCTTCGCGAAGtagcatatcagtggtggttgacggctaaggagggcactcagcctgatCGTCTAACTTGGGAGTTATTCAAGACTACATTTCAGAACAAATATGTGGGAGCCAGTTACGTTGATGCTTGCAAGCGTGAGTTTCTGAATCTCACACAAGGTGATCAatctgtggccgagtatgaggccaaaTTTTTTAGATTCAGCTACTATGCTCGAGGTATGGTGGCATCGGAGTATGAGAGATGT AAGGAGCGTGAGTTCACGGTTCTGGTAGAGAAGGCAAAGATTGTTGAGGATGTTAAGTACGCAGAGCGCCAAAACAGAGGCCGTGAGAGAGATAAaaataagagggattcagagcccttaTGTTCTGTGAAgcggcctaagaaaaaggccagttctaatgggccagttagagtgaGGGCCCCTATTTCGTCTATTGCTTCTATTGGGTTACAACCATGTAGTGATTGTGGTAGGCACCATCCGG GGTCTATTCACTCATACATAGCTAGTAATGTATTTGAGACTTTGGGGATTTCTGTGgagagcactacgagtgaggtcaCTGTACTGAGTCTGTTGGGGCTATCTGTTCGGGTTAGTAAAATTTATAGGAATGTACCTTTAGTGGTGCAAGGAACTATATTTCTGATGGATCTGATGGACCTTCTGTTTGGGgagttcgatataattttgggaatggactggttggtcaAACACCAGGTTAGTCTGAATTGTGCGACTAAGAAGGTCGTTCTAAGAACTGGGGTGGGTAATGAGGTGGTTGTGATAGGGGAGCGTCGGGATTATTTTTCTAATGTGATCTCCGCGCTTATGGCTGAGAAATTGGTTTAG